The following are encoded together in the Strongyloides ratti genome assembly S_ratti_ED321, chromosome : 2 genome:
- a CDS encoding Small GTPase superfamily and Small GTPase superfamily, Rab type and Small GTPase superfamily, Ras type and P-loop containing nucleoside triphosphate hydrolase domain-containing protein, translated as MIKNNINTTSRNSISPQYRKKHRQLPQAPESTENDGNNMSPYPSPHLSPNTLKDNRPYNYNALVTPTLRSKISHSNNQTYLLNPNSIYFDNNTIEMSPGQPLRSQSFRHRHRPLMEVKKNIHEDNINNGERRKSTPNISRRYSLQKGRIDLVRTDVWAQPKTRSEIEERFLKLPDSEDYTRVRQFKIDAKGAVVSRGDSFRRKKNNKNENSPSPFETESSRGEGNDSRSGSIGSTESTKLIQSDPLTNSNTSGTDSQMPSTSVQSYKICIVGSVGTGKSSLISQFITSEYRNTFVCETEYYDNHVSVCIDGHECELIFYEDNLQDEEIWKKELYHAYVLVYGIDSKSSFRKAMNAIDDIREINKNVPIILTGNKADLERKRNVARNDVKSVIFQYNIPHFEISVALNHDVDDLLVAIIAEIRESRDCYGNLKVKKDNIENTFGDVNLQEHDDFKAAIRRFSQRKKKQMGHIGVTETQTPKCSSFNPVGLIERFRQWRKGST; from the exons atgattaaaaataatataaatactaCTTCAAGAAATTCAATTTCTCCTCAATACCGTAAAAAACATCGTCAATTACCACAAGCTCCAGAATCAACTGAAAATGATGGAAATAATATGTCACCATATCCTTCCCCTCATTTATCACCAAACACTTTAAAAGATAACAGACCATACAATTATAATGCTTTAGTTACACCAACATTAAGATCCAAAATTTCACATAGTAATAATCAGACATACTTATT aaacccaaattcaatatattttgataataatacaattgaAATGTCACCAGGACAACCATTAAGATCACAAAGTTTTCGCCATCGTCATCGACCATTAATggaagttaaaaaaaatatacatgaagataatattaataatggtGAAAGAAGAAAGTCAACCCCAAACATTTCAAGAAGGTATTCTTTACAAAAAGGAAGAATTGATTTAGTTAGGACTGATGTTTGGGCACAACCTAAAACAAGAAGTGAGATAGAggaaagatttttaaaacttcCTGACTCAGAAGATTATACACGTGTTAGGCAATTTAAGATTGATGCTAAGGGAGCCGTCGTCTCAAGAGGAGATTcatttagaagaaaaaaaaataataaaaatgaaaatagtCCATCACCTTTTGAGACGGAGTCTTCTCGTGGTGAGGGAAATGATTCACGTAGTGGAAGTATTGGTTCAACAGAatcaacaaaattaattcaaTCTGATCCATTAACAAATAGTAATACATCAGGAACAGATTCACAGATGCCATCAACATCAGTAcaatcatataaaatttgtatagTAGGAAGTGTTGGTACAGGAAAATCATCATTAATATCACAATTTATAACATCAGAATATCGAAATACATTTGTTTGTGAAACAGAATATTATGACAATCATGTCTCAGTATGTATAGATGGACATGAATgtgaattaattttttatgaagATAATTTACAAGATGAGGAAATATggaaaaaagaattatatcATGCATATGTCTTGGTATATGGAATAGATTCAAAAAGTAGTTTTCGTAAAGCAATGAATGCAATAGATGATATAagagaaataaataaaaatgtaccAATAATATTAACTGGAAATAAAGCTGATTtagaaagaaaaagaaatgtgGCTAGGAATGATGTTAAATCAgtaatatttcaatataatatacCACATTTTGAAATATCAGTAGCATTAAATCATGATGTTGATGATTTATTAGTTGCCATAATAGCAGAAATAAGAGAAAGTCGTGATTGTTATggtaatttaaaagttaaaaaagataatattgaaaatacaTTTGGTGATGTTAATTTACAAGAACATGATGATTTCAAAGCAGCAATAAGAAGATTTTcacaaagaaaaaaaaagcaaatgGGGCATATAGGAGTAACAGAAACTCAAACCCCAAAATGTTCGAGCTTTAATCCTGTAGGATTAATTGAAAGATTTAGACAATGGAGAAAAGGATCaacataa
- a CDS encoding Histidine triad nucleotide-binding protein 1, with the protein MVFYNIKDIFDDFGVTIKNYYIIECLQSKKAMTSEIEKAQTASAETQQETIFDKIIRKEIPAKIIHEDDDTLVFYDVAPQAPVHFLVIPKQRISMLEKVKSGDENILGKLMITAAKCASELGLKDGYRVVVNNGKHGCQSVYHLHLHVLGGRQLGWPPV; encoded by the exons atggttttttataatattaaggACATCTTTG ATGATTTTGGtgttacaattaaaaattattatattattgaatGTTTGCAGtcaaaaaa AGCTATGACTTCTGAGATTGAGAAAGCACAAACAGCATCTGCTGAGACTCAGCAGGAgacaatttttgataaaatcaTTAGAAAAGAAATTCCTGCTAAAATTATTCATGAAGATGATGAT aCATTGGTTTTTTATGAT GTAGCACCACAAGCTCCAGTTCATTTTCTTGTTATTCCAAAACAAAGAATATCTATGCTTGAAAAAGTTAAATCAGGagatgaaaatatattaggAAAACTTATGATCACAGCTGCTAAATGTGCTTCAGAACTTGGATTAAAGGATGGTTATAGGGTTGTTGTTAATAATGGAAAACATGGCTGTCAATCTGTTTATCATTTACATCTTCATGTTCTTGGTGGTAGACAACTTGGATGGCCACCAgtttaa